Proteins co-encoded in one Arthrobacter sp. ERGS1:01 genomic window:
- a CDS encoding carbohydrate ABC transporter permease, giving the protein MSTATKILAGPARRAPSRARQNALSWIGLHSVAIALAVAFIAPIVFIFLTSVMSDQQALTKNLWPTSWHWENFVEVFNKAPLIRYFLNSIMYAGLATIFMLASSIPVAYALARMKWRGRNLMFYLVIVAMMLPPQVMAVPMYVMWAKLGLTGTLWPLVIPNLFGDAFSIFLLRQFLITIPKSYSESARIDGASELGILTKVILPMAKPGIAAAALFSFLNAWNDYFGPLLYSGENPDNWTLSLGLASFRGAQQVQWNMTMTATVLVMMPVIILFFFAQKYFIEGIKFSGVKG; this is encoded by the coding sequence GTGTCTACAGCAACCAAGATCCTTGCCGGCCCCGCGCGTCGTGCGCCCAGCAGGGCAAGGCAAAATGCACTGTCGTGGATCGGGCTGCATTCCGTCGCGATCGCCCTGGCGGTGGCATTTATCGCCCCGATCGTCTTCATCTTCCTCACGTCCGTGATGAGCGACCAGCAGGCACTGACCAAGAACCTCTGGCCAACGTCCTGGCATTGGGAGAACTTTGTTGAGGTGTTCAACAAGGCCCCGCTGATTCGCTACTTCCTCAACTCGATCATGTACGCGGGCCTTGCCACCATCTTCATGCTGGCCTCCAGCATCCCGGTGGCGTATGCGCTGGCACGGATGAAGTGGCGCGGGCGGAACCTCATGTTCTACCTGGTGATCGTGGCGATGATGCTTCCGCCGCAGGTCATGGCCGTCCCCATGTACGTGATGTGGGCGAAGCTGGGGCTGACGGGCACGCTGTGGCCGCTGGTCATTCCCAACCTGTTTGGCGACGCGTTCAGCATCTTCTTGCTGCGCCAGTTCCTGATCACCATCCCCAAGTCGTACTCCGAATCCGCCCGCATCGACGGCGCCTCGGAACTGGGCATCCTCACCAAGGTCATCCTGCCCATGGCCAAGCCCGGGATCGCGGCAGCGGCGCTCTTTAGCTTCCTGAACGCATGGAATGACTACTTTGGGCCGCTCCTGTACTCCGGCGAAAATCCGGACAACTGGACGCTGTCACTGGGGCTGGCGTCATTCCGCGGGGCGCAACAAGTGCAATGGAACATGACCATGACGGCCACCGTTTTGGTGATGATGCCGGTCATCATCCTGTTCTTCTTCGCACAAAAGTATTTCATCGAAGGTATCAAGTTCTCAGGAGTCAAGGGATAA
- a CDS encoding MarP family serine protease: MFGFSWLDAVLMLWLLWQLIYGLNAGLLVSLGGLIGFVAGAVAAFFAAPFANQYAPGPGWRTAFVIGATVILIVAGHAVGIRLGRAIGKTVKSGSIRSVNRILGGALNVAVGAAVISILAAGVTNLGIPAVSKQLGDSVVISKIDTWTPDPVKVAAAQLRSLVLDEGIPQILNPSGANAQVPVPNASTDTPAWNAAAESVLKISGTAFQCGQSQTGTGFVVAPDRVMTNAHVVSGVAMPIVQTRDQGALRARVVYFDPVKDLAILAVDGLNVAPLKTAANLPSNSTAAFAGYPLGGPLQVRPATVVSSGPLLIPDITGTSKSLLDVYQLAGNVQSGNSGGPLLDTSGRVVGVVFAKSTTPEPVGFAFTMGEVNPVIEAAPLLNSTVGSGTCSVK; the protein is encoded by the coding sequence GTGTTCGGTTTCTCCTGGTTGGATGCAGTACTGATGCTGTGGTTGCTGTGGCAGCTGATCTACGGGCTAAATGCCGGGTTGCTGGTGAGTTTGGGCGGGCTGATCGGCTTCGTCGCCGGTGCCGTGGCGGCGTTTTTTGCCGCCCCGTTCGCCAACCAGTACGCCCCGGGACCGGGGTGGCGGACCGCTTTTGTCATCGGTGCGACGGTGATCTTGATTGTCGCCGGCCATGCCGTGGGCATCCGGCTTGGCCGGGCCATTGGCAAGACTGTGAAGTCGGGCTCAATCCGCTCCGTGAACCGCATTCTGGGTGGGGCGCTCAATGTTGCCGTCGGTGCCGCGGTCATTTCCATCCTGGCCGCCGGCGTCACAAACCTGGGCATCCCCGCCGTCTCCAAGCAGCTGGGCGACTCCGTCGTCATCTCCAAGATCGACACGTGGACCCCGGACCCCGTCAAGGTTGCCGCCGCGCAGCTGCGGTCGCTGGTATTGGATGAGGGGATCCCGCAGATCCTCAACCCGTCCGGCGCGAACGCCCAGGTGCCCGTCCCCAACGCCAGCACCGACACCCCTGCCTGGAACGCCGCCGCCGAATCGGTGCTGAAGATTTCCGGCACGGCCTTCCAATGCGGGCAAAGCCAGACCGGAACAGGATTCGTGGTGGCGCCGGACAGGGTCATGACGAACGCCCACGTCGTCTCCGGGGTCGCCATGCCGATTGTGCAAACCCGCGACCAGGGTGCGTTGCGCGCCCGCGTGGTGTACTTTGACCCGGTCAAGGACCTCGCCATTCTCGCCGTCGACGGTCTTAACGTGGCACCACTGAAGACTGCGGCGAACCTGCCCTCGAACTCAACGGCCGCCTTTGCCGGCTACCCCTTGGGTGGGCCGTTGCAGGTCCGTCCCGCCACCGTGGTCAGCTCGGGTCCCCTGCTGATCCCCGATATTACCGGGACCTCAAAGTCGTTGCTGGATGTCTACCAACTGGCCGGCAACGTGCAATCCGGTAATTCGGGCGGGCCGTTGCTGGACACCTCTGGCCGTGTGGTGGGCGTGGTCTTTGCAAAGTCGACGACGCCGGAGCCGGTCGGTTTCGCGTTCACGATGGGCGAGGTGAACCCCGTCATCGAGGCCGCCCCACTACTGAACTCCACCGTGGGATCGGGAACCTGCAGCGTCAAGTAA
- a CDS encoding Crp/Fnr family transcriptional regulator — translation MDIEVLRRAPLFATLDDEAFRLLTDELAEVDLSRGASVFREGDQGDQLYFIVSGKVKLGRTSPDGRESLVAILGPGELFGEMALFDPAPRSTTATAVSETRLAGLKNESLNALLRQRPEVSMQLLQALARRLRRTNDNLSDLVFSDVPGRVAKAILDLADRFGRPATDGILVAHELTQEELAQLVGASRETVNKALAEFVQRGWLRLEARAVVILDVNRLRQRSR, via the coding sequence ATGGACATCGAGGTACTGCGCCGGGCCCCCCTATTCGCCACGCTGGACGACGAGGCATTCCGCCTGCTGACCGACGAACTGGCAGAGGTGGATCTCTCACGCGGCGCGTCAGTTTTCCGCGAAGGCGACCAAGGCGACCAGCTGTACTTCATCGTCTCCGGCAAGGTGAAGCTGGGGCGCACCTCCCCCGACGGCCGCGAGTCCCTCGTTGCCATCCTGGGCCCGGGCGAGCTGTTCGGCGAAATGGCACTCTTTGACCCGGCACCGCGCAGCACCACCGCCACGGCCGTCTCGGAGACCCGGCTGGCCGGTTTGAAGAACGAGTCCCTGAACGCCCTGCTGCGCCAGCGCCCGGAGGTGTCCATGCAACTGCTGCAGGCCCTGGCCCGCCGCCTGCGCCGCACCAACGACAACCTCTCCGACCTGGTCTTCTCCGATGTGCCCGGCCGCGTGGCCAAGGCCATCCTTGACCTGGCTGACCGCTTCGGCCGCCCCGCAACGGACGGCATCCTGGTGGCACACGAGCTCACGCAGGAAGAACTGGCCCAGCTGGTCGGCGCCTCCCGTGAAACCGTCAACAAGGCCCTGGCCGAGTTCGTCCAGCGCGGCTGGCTGCGCCTTGAGGCCCGCGCCGTCGTCATTCTCGACGTCAACCGCCTGCGTCAGCGCTCACGCTAA
- a CDS encoding RidA family protein, producing the protein MESVQNQGTSRIEARLAELGLTLPGVAAPVAAYVPAVVTGNYVHTSGQLPFVDGKLTLEGKVGAGVSAEDAKKLAAICAVNALAAVKSVIGDLDRVTRIVKVVGFVSSDPSFTGQPGVVNGASELLGEVFGDAGIHARSAVGVAVLPLDSPVEVELIAEFQ; encoded by the coding sequence ATGGAATCCGTGCAAAATCAGGGAACTTCCCGCATTGAGGCCCGTCTGGCCGAGCTTGGTTTGACCCTCCCCGGCGTGGCAGCCCCCGTGGCCGCCTACGTGCCGGCCGTGGTGACCGGCAACTACGTCCACACCTCGGGCCAGCTGCCGTTTGTTGACGGCAAACTCACACTCGAAGGCAAGGTCGGCGCCGGCGTTTCCGCTGAGGACGCAAAGAAACTGGCCGCAATCTGCGCCGTCAACGCCCTGGCCGCCGTCAAGAGCGTCATTGGCGACCTTGACCGCGTGACCCGCATCGTGAAGGTCGTGGGCTTCGTGTCCTCCGACCCCTCCTTCACCGGCCAGCCCGGAGTGGTCAACGGCGCCTCCGAGCTCCTTGGCGAAGTCTTTGGTGACGCCGGCATTCACGCACGCTCCGCCGTCGGCGTTGCCGTGTTGCCGCTGGATTCACCCGTTGAGGTTGAGTTGATTGCAGAATTCCAGTAA
- a CDS encoding ROK family transcriptional regulator — MAIGAPSKLRILNDQTALAFILEQGMLSRADLEQLTGLSKPATAELLIRLETAGLVEKSGKRAGGPGPKAQLWRVRPEVGFAAGIDVTRYGLEVQICDLAGAERSRVSRDWTAEGAPKQVRRALDAACAEANLDRSQLLHVVIGLPGALNPQTGLLKYAPHLPLWEGIDVISTLVDELGIAVDIENDVNLMALAEMASGVAAGVENYALVVIDDGVGAAIVVRGELIRGFTGGAGEIDYVPVPDRANASTGTGRFGSKLGDLLSPAGIGALARAHGLAFNDPLEVMQSGPAGKEFREDLAMRIATGLASIVTVIDPELIMLGGKFGAAGGTELAALVKEKLAEVLTAPAASMADIVAYPVTAGASLAGAVRAALVRAREKAFETGSVIGD, encoded by the coding sequence ATGGCTATCGGTGCACCCAGCAAGTTGCGGATCCTCAACGACCAAACCGCGTTGGCGTTCATCCTCGAGCAGGGGATGCTTTCCCGCGCTGACCTGGAGCAGCTCACGGGCCTCTCCAAGCCGGCCACGGCTGAACTGCTGATCCGGCTTGAGACGGCCGGGCTGGTCGAGAAATCGGGAAAGCGTGCCGGCGGTCCCGGACCCAAAGCCCAGTTGTGGCGGGTCCGTCCGGAAGTTGGGTTCGCCGCGGGAATCGACGTGACCCGGTACGGCCTCGAAGTCCAGATCTGCGACTTGGCGGGGGCGGAACGGTCCCGGGTAAGCCGTGACTGGACCGCAGAGGGAGCGCCAAAACAGGTCCGCCGGGCGTTGGACGCCGCATGCGCCGAAGCGAACCTTGACCGGAGCCAGCTCCTTCACGTGGTCATTGGCCTTCCTGGCGCACTGAACCCGCAGACCGGCTTGCTCAAGTACGCTCCCCACCTTCCGCTCTGGGAGGGGATAGACGTCATCTCCACGCTGGTCGATGAACTCGGCATTGCCGTGGACATTGAAAATGACGTCAATTTGATGGCTCTGGCCGAAATGGCATCCGGCGTCGCGGCCGGCGTCGAGAACTACGCCCTCGTGGTGATTGACGACGGCGTCGGCGCGGCCATCGTGGTCCGCGGCGAATTAATCAGGGGCTTTACCGGGGGCGCCGGGGAAATCGACTATGTCCCCGTGCCTGACAGGGCCAACGCTTCTACCGGTACCGGACGGTTCGGCTCAAAACTCGGGGACCTGCTCAGCCCGGCCGGAATCGGCGCGCTGGCGAGGGCGCACGGCCTTGCTTTCAACGATCCGCTTGAGGTCATGCAATCGGGGCCGGCCGGAAAGGAATTCCGCGAAGATCTGGCCATGCGCATCGCGACCGGGCTGGCGTCCATTGTCACCGTCATTGATCCGGAACTGATCATGCTGGGCGGAAAGTTCGGGGCCGCCGGCGGCACTGAACTTGCCGCCCTGGTGAAGGAAAAACTTGCCGAGGTACTGACGGCGCCGGCAGCCTCAATGGCCGACATCGTCGCCTATCCGGTAACGGCCGGGGCCTCATTGGCGGGTGCGGTCCGCGCCGCGCTTGTCCGGGCCAGGGAAAAAGCGTTTGAAACGGGATCGGTCATCGGGGACTGA
- a CDS encoding NUDIX hydrolase, which translates to MQNSSNTPAGFRPAGKRTFPLNADQLEAAQAWVDFGERTPSKPRMASSVVLLKDSPTGLQTFMTYRPGGSPLGIVAFPGGTIEPADDDVTDWVGPSPVEWAKRLGTDNVDLAKRHVVAAIRETFEETGILLAGPDASNLVEGVSGPKWMKAREAIAAQDDTFAALLARRGLALRTDLLTPLSHWLSPDFAHRRFDTRYFAAARPVNQQPTLLSSKGVWGRWASASDILATRSTSALGDEIGQDRTVGLALGELVVPGVEIILEKLAAARGCIAYLNHKRPINEYRPQLVTAAGEDFALEVQASPASEGAACRER; encoded by the coding sequence TTGCAGAATTCCAGTAATACCCCCGCGGGTTTCCGGCCCGCAGGCAAGCGGACCTTTCCGCTGAATGCCGATCAGCTCGAGGCCGCGCAGGCATGGGTTGATTTTGGCGAACGCACGCCCAGCAAGCCCCGCATGGCATCCTCGGTGGTGCTGTTGAAAGACAGCCCCACCGGGTTGCAGACCTTTATGACGTACCGGCCCGGCGGTTCCCCGCTGGGCATTGTGGCGTTTCCCGGCGGCACCATCGAACCCGCGGACGACGACGTCACCGACTGGGTGGGCCCGTCACCCGTGGAGTGGGCCAAGCGCCTGGGCACGGACAATGTTGACCTGGCGAAACGCCATGTTGTGGCGGCGATCCGGGAAACGTTTGAGGAAACCGGCATCCTGCTCGCCGGACCCGACGCATCGAACCTGGTGGAAGGCGTCTCCGGCCCGAAATGGATGAAGGCGCGCGAGGCCATCGCCGCCCAGGACGACACCTTTGCCGCACTGCTGGCCCGGCGCGGCCTGGCGCTGCGGACCGACCTGCTCACGCCGCTCAGCCACTGGCTCAGCCCGGACTTCGCACACCGCCGCTTCGACACCCGGTACTTTGCCGCGGCCCGTCCCGTGAACCAGCAGCCGACCCTGCTCTCCAGCAAGGGCGTCTGGGGCCGGTGGGCGTCTGCGTCCGACATCCTGGCAACCCGGTCGACGTCGGCCCTTGGCGACGAGATCGGCCAGGACCGCACCGTGGGCCTGGCCCTGGGTGAACTGGTGGTGCCCGGGGTGGAGATCATCCTTGAAAAGTTGGCGGCAGCCCGCGGCTGCATCGCCTACCTGAACCACAAGCGGCCCATCAACGAATACCGGCCGCAGCTGGTGACCGCCGCCGGCGAAGACTTCGCCCTGGAGGTCCAGGCATCCCCGGCCTCCGAAGGCGCAGCCTGCCGCGAGCGGTAA
- a CDS encoding 6-phospho-beta-glucosidase, translating into MKVVIVGGGSTYTPELIDGFARLRATLPVEELWLVDPDPVRLELVSGISRRMFARAGHTGRIMTSSSVAEGVTDADVVLLQLRIGGQEARHGDETFPHEVHCIGQETTGPGGFAKALRTVPVVLEIAEIIRQRAKPNAWIIDFTNPVGIVTRALLQEGHRAVGLCNVAIGFQRKFAALMDVGHQDISLDHVGLNHLTWETGVNLRQDGATRDILPELLKNRLDELAADVRMPAGLLELQGAVPSYYLRYFYSHDVVLGEQLVKPSRAAEVTKIENSLLAKYADTSLDTKPAELAERGGAFYSEAAIDLMASLTSNRGDVQVVNVRNDGTLPFLPDDHVIEVPAAITSEKLIVQPVKALPTEMAALIGHVAGYERLALDAAIHGGRDRVLKAMLAHPLVGQYEKAEKLTDTLLAANRNHLEWAK; encoded by the coding sequence ATGAAGGTAGTAATAGTTGGCGGCGGTTCCACGTACACCCCTGAACTGATTGACGGGTTCGCGCGGCTCAGGGCGACCCTGCCCGTCGAGGAGCTGTGGCTCGTTGATCCGGATCCGGTCAGGCTTGAACTCGTATCGGGGATATCGCGGCGAATGTTTGCCCGGGCCGGACACACCGGACGGATCATGACAAGCAGCAGCGTTGCCGAAGGTGTCACCGACGCCGACGTCGTCCTGCTCCAGTTGCGCATTGGCGGCCAGGAGGCACGGCACGGAGACGAGACCTTCCCCCATGAAGTCCACTGCATCGGCCAGGAAACCACGGGTCCGGGCGGTTTCGCCAAGGCATTGCGCACCGTTCCGGTGGTCCTTGAAATTGCCGAGATAATCCGCCAACGGGCCAAACCCAATGCATGGATCATCGATTTCACGAACCCCGTGGGCATCGTGACCCGTGCGTTGCTGCAGGAAGGCCACCGGGCCGTGGGCCTGTGCAACGTGGCGATCGGCTTCCAGCGCAAGTTCGCGGCGTTGATGGATGTGGGCCACCAGGACATTTCCCTTGACCACGTGGGCCTGAACCACCTGACCTGGGAAACCGGCGTCAACCTCCGCCAGGACGGCGCCACCCGGGACATCCTGCCGGAATTGCTCAAGAACCGCCTCGACGAACTCGCTGCCGACGTCCGGATGCCGGCGGGACTGCTGGAACTCCAGGGCGCCGTGCCGTCCTACTACCTGCGCTATTTCTACTCCCACGACGTGGTCCTCGGAGAGCAATTGGTAAAGCCAAGCAGGGCCGCGGAAGTCACCAAGATCGAGAACAGCCTCCTGGCGAAGTACGCGGATACGTCCCTTGACACCAAGCCCGCGGAACTGGCGGAACGGGGCGGCGCCTTCTATTCCGAGGCCGCCATCGACCTCATGGCCTCACTGACCTCCAACCGGGGGGATGTGCAGGTGGTCAACGTCCGCAATGACGGCACCCTGCCGTTCCTCCCCGACGACCACGTCATCGAGGTGCCGGCCGCCATCACCTCCGAAAAGCTCATAGTCCAACCCGTCAAGGCGCTCCCCACCGAAATGGCTGCGCTCATCGGCCATGTGGCCGGCTACGAGCGGCTCGCCCTGGATGCCGCCATCCACGGTGGACGGGACCGGGTATTGAAGGCAATGCTGGCCCATCCCTTGGTGGGGCAGTACGAGAAGGCCGAGAAATTGACCGACACGCTGCTGGCCGCCAACCGAAACCATTTGGAGTGGGCAAAGTGA
- a CDS encoding ABC transporter substrate-binding protein: protein MRKMTTAVALGLAVALGTSACGGVGGSSSAGPAAAPAADQNITLTVWSGFQDRELKDVEAVFAKFHEAHPNITIKSQGGQDDDKITQAIRGGNAPDVAISFSADNIGKFCGSGSFQDLDPYISRDKVDMAQIPDATKSYTAYDGKRCAMPMLADVFGLYYNKKMFADAGITSPPKTMSEMAADAKKLTKLNADGSIKVAGYVPTPGYYANKAKILAPQFGAIWQDDKGKSSLAASPGWSEMLNWQKDLTGFYGAEKLTKFTAQSGQQYSPDHDFEIGRVAMILDGEYRAAFIDNEAKDLDYATAPFPVSDSHPELYGTAYTTGTIVGVPKGAKNAGAAWELIKYLTTDTAPLVQLSNSLKNVPTTIDAIKSPDLTASPQFKTFLDLFGDGKLVTSPASSNGGAYAKVFQDFALKYVNGDTTDLATGLKQVDQQIDDGAALGH, encoded by the coding sequence ATGAGGAAAATGACAACCGCAGTTGCGCTTGGCCTGGCAGTGGCGCTGGGAACAAGTGCGTGTGGCGGCGTGGGAGGCTCGTCCAGCGCGGGCCCGGCCGCCGCACCCGCAGCCGACCAGAACATCACCTTGACCGTGTGGAGCGGCTTCCAGGACCGCGAGCTCAAGGACGTGGAAGCAGTCTTCGCCAAGTTCCATGAGGCCCACCCCAATATCACCATCAAGAGCCAGGGCGGCCAGGACGACGACAAGATCACCCAGGCCATCCGGGGCGGAAACGCCCCCGACGTGGCGATCTCGTTCTCCGCGGACAACATTGGCAAGTTCTGCGGATCGGGATCATTCCAGGACCTTGATCCCTACATCAGCCGTGACAAGGTCGACATGGCACAGATCCCGGACGCAACGAAGTCCTACACGGCCTATGACGGCAAGCGTTGTGCCATGCCCATGCTGGCCGACGTCTTTGGCCTGTACTACAACAAGAAGATGTTTGCCGACGCCGGCATCACCAGCCCGCCGAAGACCATGTCGGAGATGGCGGCGGACGCCAAGAAACTCACCAAACTCAACGCCGACGGCAGCATCAAGGTTGCCGGCTATGTTCCGACCCCCGGCTACTACGCCAACAAGGCCAAAATCCTGGCACCCCAGTTTGGCGCCATCTGGCAGGACGACAAGGGCAAGTCGAGCCTGGCCGCGAGCCCGGGATGGTCAGAGATGCTCAACTGGCAGAAGGACCTGACCGGCTTCTATGGTGCCGAGAAGCTGACCAAGTTCACGGCCCAGTCCGGGCAGCAGTACTCGCCGGACCATGACTTCGAAATTGGCCGGGTCGCGATGATCCTCGACGGCGAATACCGGGCCGCGTTCATCGACAACGAAGCCAAGGACCTGGACTACGCAACAGCGCCGTTCCCGGTTTCGGACAGCCACCCGGAATTGTACGGAACTGCGTACACCACGGGAACCATCGTTGGCGTCCCCAAGGGTGCGAAGAATGCCGGGGCCGCCTGGGAGCTCATCAAGTACCTGACGACCGACACCGCGCCCCTGGTGCAGCTCTCCAACTCCCTGAAGAACGTCCCGACCACCATTGACGCGATCAAGTCCCCGGACCTGACGGCCTCCCCGCAATTCAAGACGTTCCTCGATCTGTTCGGCGACGGCAAGCTGGTCACCAGCCCGGCCTCCAGCAACGGCGGAGCCTACGCCAAGGTCTTCCAGGACTTTGCGCTGAAGTACGTCAACGGCGACACCACCGACCTTGCCACCGGCCTCAAGCAAGTCGATCAGCAGATCGACGACGGCGCAGCACTGGGCCACTGA
- a CDS encoding carbohydrate ABC transporter permease, with amino-acid sequence MTAIDSKPKMAAPLKAALRPATPKRTKLKGRLVVLAFMSPWLIGISVFFVYPLLATIFYSFTNFDLINDPTWAGFSNFVFMFTKDPLMWTAIGNTVWLTIAITVGRVGFGLLTAIVLSKIKRGSGVFRTLFYLPALAPPVAAALAFVFLLNPSTGPINQVLDLFGIDGPLWFNDPALAKPSLTVMALWSSGTVMVILLASLLDVPGELYEAAGLDGASGWKQFVHITLPSITPVLMFCIVNSVIVGLQFFTEAVVAGSVASGNASVAGSSETLGYPNNSTLTFPMWLYEQGFHQFHMGYASAMAIVLFLVSALFTVILVRRMRASGIGEEE; translated from the coding sequence ATGACAGCCATTGACTCCAAACCCAAGATGGCGGCGCCCCTGAAGGCCGCCCTGCGTCCCGCCACCCCCAAACGGACGAAGCTCAAGGGCCGGCTGGTTGTCCTGGCCTTCATGTCCCCCTGGCTCATCGGCATCTCGGTGTTCTTCGTCTACCCGTTGCTTGCCACCATCTTTTATTCGTTTACCAACTTCGACCTCATCAACGATCCGACGTGGGCGGGTTTCTCAAACTTTGTCTTCATGTTCACCAAGGATCCGCTGATGTGGACGGCCATCGGCAACACCGTGTGGCTCACCATCGCCATCACGGTGGGCCGGGTGGGCTTCGGCCTGCTCACGGCCATCGTCTTGTCCAAGATCAAACGCGGCTCCGGCGTCTTTCGGACCTTGTTCTACCTTCCGGCGCTGGCCCCGCCGGTGGCCGCCGCGCTGGCATTCGTTTTCCTCCTGAACCCGTCCACCGGGCCCATCAACCAGGTCCTTGACCTGTTCGGAATAGACGGACCGCTATGGTTCAACGACCCGGCCCTGGCCAAGCCGTCACTGACTGTCATGGCCCTGTGGAGCTCGGGCACCGTCATGGTCATCCTGCTCGCGTCCCTGCTCGATGTCCCCGGCGAACTGTATGAGGCGGCCGGGCTTGATGGAGCAAGCGGCTGGAAACAGTTCGTCCACATCACCTTGCCGAGCATTACCCCCGTGCTCATGTTCTGCATCGTCAATTCCGTGATCGTCGGCTTGCAGTTCTTCACCGAGGCGGTGGTGGCCGGGTCGGTGGCCTCGGGAAACGCAAGCGTTGCCGGTTCCAGCGAAACCCTGGGCTATCCGAACAACTCGACGCTGACGTTCCCCATGTGGCTCTACGAACAAGGATTCCACCAGTTCCACATGGGGTATGCGTCCGCAATGGCGATTGTCCTATTCCTTGTCTCAGCCCTGTTCACAGTCATATTGGTTCGCCGCATGCGCGCATCCGGCATCGGCGAGGAGGAGTAA
- a CDS encoding DUF4177 domain-containing protein: MTKWEYATIPLIIHATKQILDQWGEDGWELVQVVTGPDGNGLVAYLKREKA; encoded by the coding sequence ATGACCAAATGGGAGTACGCCACAATTCCGCTCATAATTCACGCCACGAAGCAGATCCTTGACCAGTGGGGCGAGGACGGCTGGGAGCTGGTCCAGGTTGTGACCGGACCCGATGGAAACGGCCTTGTTGCCTACTTGAAGCGAGAGAAGGCCTAG